The window CTTCAAGGAAAAGGGGTAGACCAAAGTCCATTGTACAGGACAGACAATCACACATGACAGTTGGCTCATCCCCAGACAGTGGTGAGCCCATTAAACAAACATGTTGGGTACATTCATCATGTCATTCGATGTTGTTCTCCTAATGCCCTCTTCTCACAATTTATTTCGTATAGTCCCCCCTGAAAGTCAAGCCTCTGATGCAAATGCAAATGCAAACCCTGGAAGTGGAAGCAGTCCATCAACAAGATCAACACAAGGTATACATCTTTCGTGTATATCTTAATGTGCTTATGTACTTACTCATCTACTCAAAACATATGTAGAGTTTTAGAGCAGGTTGGAAGTgccaaaatccaaaaaaatattacatacattCACCATAACACCAGATTAAAATATACCTACAAAGGTTCTCCGCAATGGCAAATGAATTTGTGCCTTGCAGCATCCACGACCATCCACAATACACGAATAGCGGTATGGGTCGTATCATATATTACATTAGGTCACTTTCTCTGCATTTCCGCGTCGTCCTTCTCAGAAACATGTAGGTGGTAGACAAACATTTAACCGAGCATCCTTTAATGTTACTTCGTTAAAGTGTTTCACTTAGGTCACTATCTCAGCATTTGTATGTCTTCCTTCTCTGAAACATATAGGGGGCAGGTAAACATTTAACACAGCATACCTTTATGAAAATTCATTAATGTCTTTGACTTTGATGCCTTTTAGAAACAAAGAGGATGCGCACATCCATAGATCGTAAAAAGCAGGAATTTTGTAAGCATTTAGCCCTCTTTGCCTTTGGTATCTCTTACTTGAATTGGATCCATTTCATCTTAATGCCTAAGATTTATAATTGATGCTTCCAATTCTGTTTATCACTTTCGCCCACAGTGCAAAGCAATGCAATCCTCAGCCTTGGTACCCAGGACGAAACATGCGCCTTCTGTAAGGCGCAGGTATGGGCTGCCGAATTCACGGGTAGGCATGTAGGGACTGGCCCAAAGGGATATTCTATTTGTTGTGGCAAGGGGAAAGTCCAACTACCTTTATTGCGAACTACACCCCCAGAGTTGAGCCAATTCTTAACTACGGGCAGTGCAAGGTCAAAGGAGTATTTCAACAAAAGTCGTGTTTATAACAACATATTTGCATTTTGTTCATTTGGTGGTAATATTGATCATTCGGTGAATACTGGAAAGGGACCATTTGTTTTCCGTGTCTGTGGAAGAACATATCATAGCTTTGGATCTTTGATACCGCCAGAAGGAAAGACTCCCAAGTTTGCTCAATTGTACATGTATGACGGCCAAGAGGCTCTAGCGCATAGGATTAACTTCCCAGGATCGGATGGGGAGGTGGATGCAGGTGTTGTATCCGTCTTGCAAGAAATGCTCGAGCGCGACAATGTTCTGGTCAATATATTTAGACAGCTGCGAGAGCGATATACATGGGGGCAACCGGAACCTATTTCTGTGAGATTGTTGGAAAGACGTAAGACAGATGGCCGTTTCGAGAACCTTCCAACTAAAAATGACTATGAATTTGCTGGCCTGGTAGTGGATAATGACTTCTCAAGTCACAGAGATATCGTTGTCGATAACAAGAAGAAGGGGCTCGAGCACATCAGTGAATTGCACCCTTCATTTATGTCATTGCAGTACCCTCTACTATTCCCATTCGGTGAGGATGGATATAGAAACAACATAAAACACCGTGGTGCAAACAATAGTGAAACTCAAAGGAATGATACGGTCAGTATGCGTGAATATTATGCATTCAGGGCCCAATACCGCACTGCTGAAGGTCGTACATTATTACTTGGGGGAAGACTTCTGCTGCAATTTCTGGTTGATGCATGGTGCTCTGTGGAACGTGGCAGGCTGCTGTGGGTACAGAGAAATCAATCTATAATCAGATCTGATCTTTACAATAATATTGTTGATGGCTTTAGGCGTGGAGATGTGGATGCGACAGATGTGGGAAAACGAATTATATTACCATCAAGCTTCACTGGTGGCTTTAGATACATGCAACAAAATTATCAGGATTCTTTGGCTGTGTGCAAGGAATATGGACATCCAGACCTATTCATCACTTTTACCAGTAATCCGAAATGGGATGAGGTTCAGGAAGCTGTTCGGTCTTCAGGCTCCCATGATGCCTCCGTGCGTCCCGATATTGTTGCACGCGTATTCAAAATGAAGCTTGACGCTATGATCAATGACTTCACCAAAAAACATGTCTTAGGCCGTGTCCTTGCAGGTATTTGTCTCCCCACCCATAGATAGGCTTGTAACAAAAATGTCTTTTCATTCATCCTTTTCTCTGAGTGATATACACCACACCAGAAATGTGTTATGATTATAGGCAAAACAAACAGATACATCTGTTTCTATTCTATATATTACCCCATGTCCCCATATATCAGCCCCgttattgaataataaaatttgtggTTCTGACCGTCTCCCACATTAATTTTCAATCTCTCAGACCAGAAGGTTACACGGAGCTTATACTGCTATGTAAACAACTTACAGAACATCTGTTCAGAGCTTAGGTATTGCGCAACAACGCGCGTAACACAAGAGCCTGATAGATATTGTATCTGCATATATCACATGTCCACTGTGCTATTCCCATTATTGATAGCTAAAGGCCTAGCACTTTTACTAATTAATTACAACATCCCAATAGACTATTAATACTAACACTCTGGGTTCTGGACGGGAATAAGATTGAAATTCAAACTAATCATCTGGCTAGCTAATAAAACATCTCTTCCTTAATCCCTTTAAATTTCAGATTTGACACACAAACACTCGCAACTTCACACTGGTCTTTAACTACCAGATAGATTTGTGAGCTTTATAAATACATCCCCTTTTGCTGTTGATGTATGGTTGTTTATAAACACATCCTGTTTTGCTTTTGATGTATGGTGATCATAACTGTAATGTTAGGCTTCAAGAGATGTTTCATTCTTTTGGCAAGTATATGGTAATAAGTATTCTGTGTTGTAATGATAGTGTACACCAACATTAAGATGTTTCCAGTAAATTTTTATCATTCTTACATCTCGTACAGCTCGTTAtagttgattaatttttaaaccaAATACATTATGCTTACTGCTTTAATAGTCTGCAATATTCAAATTCTGTATTTCAACTTTAgaattttctaatttaaattataaaaacagcAGGGTGCTAATTACCAATCCTCATGTATAACCGTTGCGATAATTTCACCCTTGTTATGAAACAAAACTGAATGCTTTCAAGATATTTGGTTCAACTGGACTCTTACATCTCTTTATTTCTTCTGGATCGAATTGTAGTTGTCTACACGATAGAGTTTCAGAAGCGCGGCCTTCCACATGCTCATATTGTGCTATGGCTAGCCCCTGCTGACAAACTACTGACTGTCGATGAAATTGATGATGTTATATGTGCCGAGATTCCAGATAAGCTTACCGATCAGGTGGGTTACAAAGCTGTCTCCCAGTTCATGATGCATGGCCCATGTGGAGCAGCAAATCCTAAATGCCCCTGCATGTCCAATGGCCAATGCACAAAACATTATCCAAAAAATTTTAGTGACGTAACGGTTATGGATGCAGACGGCTATGCCAGGTATAGGAGGCGGGATACAAAACATACCGTGGAGTGCAATAATATACACTTGGATAACAGGTATCACACAAATTCAAAGTATAAATTGTTTACCAATTCTGCATTGCTTTGGTAATGTACCTATGTTACAATTATTATGTAAGACCAAAAATATGCCCATCAAATGTTAGGTAGcctgatataaaatttatgaacaaTTCAAATAGAAGGCCAGATCACATTTCAAAGTAAATTGCACGGCACTACACATACATTCACTTATTTATGCTCACTGCTTTATTAATTAGGCATGTGGTCCCTTATCATCGTGGCCTTCTCGTGAAATACCAAGCACACATAAATGTTGAATGGTGCAATCGTACCCTCTCTATAAAATATCTGTTCAAATATATTGGCAAGGGTCCAGATACAGTGACAATTCTGTTAGAGAGTCATGGAACACAAGCACCAACTACAGACATACCCTCGAGCTCCGTCAAGAAACTGTGTGTAGATGAGGTAAAGAACTATTTGTCATGTCGATATGTATCAGCAGCCGAGTCATGTTGGCGCCTATTTGAGTTTCCAATACATCACAGGGAGCCTTTTGTTCAGCGATTATATTTTCACTTGGAGAATGAGCAGGAAGTAAGGTTTCGTGACAATGAGACTTTGCCAGAGGTTGTTCGGCGGGTCGATCCTGACGGCACCATGTTTATTCAGTGGATGTTGAATAATCGTAATGATGAGCTTGGGCGGGACTTGACATTTATTAAGTACCCAACAAAATTCAGATGGGATGCATCAGCTAAACGTTGGTTTCGCCGCAAACAAAATATTGAGGTGGTTGGACGCATGGTCTATGCACATCCGGCTTCGGGGGAACGTTTTTACATGCGCTTACTATTGAACCTTGTGGTCGGGCCACAGAGTTTTGAGGACATCAGAACGGTCGACAACATTATATACCCTACGTATAAGGAAGCATGTTTTCATAGAGGATTGCTTGAATCAGATAAAGAATGGCATATTGCTCTTTCCGATGCCTCGCTCTATGCAACTGCATCGCAAATCCGGGACTTATTCGTCACTTTATTAGTTTTCTGTGAAATTAGCAACCCGTCCGAGCTTTGGGAGAAGCATTGGGTAGCACTCACTGATGACATAGAGTATACTAGAcggaaaattacaaaattgccAAACTTAAAACTCACTGATGATGACAAGCAAATGTTGGCCCTGGAGGCGATTAATGGGCTGTTAAAGCAATATGGGAAAAAGGTTGCAGATTACCCAGGTTTGCCTGACCTTAATATCTCCTCAGGTACTAAGTACATGAACGAGTTATTGCTAGAAGAGATGATGTATGATCGGGAACAGCTTAAATTAAAGTCAGGTGAGGGTATACAATGCTTGAATTATATGCAGCGAATCATCTTTGATCGAATACTGGAATCAGTGCATACAAATAATGGTGGCTTCTACTTTATATATGGCCCTGGTGGGACGGGCAAAACATTCTTGTGGTCGACTATTATAGCGAGCCTTAGGAGCGAAGGGAAGATTGTCCTACCTGTTGCCTCCTCCGGTATTGCTTCGCTACTAATGGAAGGTGGTCGGACAGCTCACTCACGATTTAAAATACCAATTGATGTCAATGAATTTAGCTGTTGTGACATTAAACAAAACACACACCTCGCTGAGCTGATATGTAACACGGCCTTGGTCATTTGGGATGAGGCTCCAATGACTAACCGTTTTGTATTTGAGGCCGTTGATCGCACATTCCGTGATATACGCTCCAAGATTAATGAGGAGTCACGATTATTACCATTTGGAGGCCTGACCATGGTTCTAGGAGGCGATTTCCGACAAATTTTGCCGGTCATTCCTAGGAAAGGACGTCAAGAAGTTGTTGCGGCCAGTATTAACAAGTCAAAGCTTTGGGAAAGTTGTGAGGTGTTTACACTAGACGAGAACATGCGTATTGAGACAAATGTACCAACAGTTACAGTTCGAGGAGCCAAAGTACAATTTAGAGATTGGGTGCTGGCTTTGGGTGATGGATCTGAACAAGGTATTGCACTTGGCGACGACCTGGAACCCTCGTGGATAAACTTACCAGAGGAGGTATGCCTCCTACACCTCATTTCAGTCTATGTTCTGTTCCAACATTAGCATGTTGGTATTACACCATCATGTACTTTCTTTGCACTTGACCCATAGAACCAGGTAAACAcacttcttaaaaaaaatactcaaGATTAGTTTTTGAGGGGCCTTTGCATCTTCTGAACATGGCCCTCACATTAGATTGCCTTGCTacagtatataaattattatctcAAAGAATACTACGATAATTTTCTGTCTAATCAGGGAATCATTTATTCAAGAGTACCATTCGGTGTAatgatttttttcataaaaaaaccACATCTTCAAGATCACCACTTGTCCTTAATGAAGAAAATGGCCATGCCATTTACAGTCATATTAGTGCTACACTTGCGTATAGAAATCTGAAGTACAGAATTTGGTACAAGGAGTTATCTACTTTGGGATACAGGCAATAAATTTTCACTCAAAACATGTTTTCCATTTCTACACGAGGAATGCTTATTAAATTATAGCGTACTCTCATCCAAATACATGTGCTGCAGGTCTTTGTTAACTACTCTGGTGATCCAGTACAGGCAATGGTTAATGAAATCTATGCGGAAATGGATCAAAAACATGGTGACGTAGAGTATCTACGCAATCGAGCTATATTAACACCACTCAATGAGCATGTTGAAAACGTCAATATCAATGTTTTGCAGAGGCTACCAGGGGAGTTCAAAGTCTACAACAGCT of the Daucus carota subsp. sativus chromosome 4, DH1 v3.0, whole genome shotgun sequence genome contains:
- the LOC135152043 gene encoding uncharacterized protein LOC135152043, whose protein sequence is MDDQLDNASVPGENCSTRKRGRPAVVVTEEVIQRRRLSRQRVNAARPKREGPSKRRGRPKGAVNRGLSNTRVNPCQGNGQTTQETGEGPSKKRGRPKGAVNCGSSNTRVDPCQGNGQSTQEKGGESSTRKRGRPPIVLTPEVIEQRRLSRKRINASRSKREGPSRKRGRPKSIVQDRQSHMTVGSSPDSVPPESQASDANANANPGSGSSPSTRSTQVVYTIEFQKRGLPHAHIVLWLAPADKLLTVDEIDDVICAEIPDKLTDQVGYKAVSQFMMHGPCGAANPKCPCMSNGQCTKHYPKNFSDVTVMDADGYARYRRRDTKHTVECNNIHLDNRHVVPYHRGLLVKYQAHINVEWCNRTLSIKYLFKYIGKGPDTVTILLESHGTQAPTTDIPSSSVKKLCVDEVKNYLSCRYVSAAESCWRLFEFPIHHREPFVQRLYFHLENEQEVRFRDNETLPEVVRRVDPDGTMFIQWMLNNRNDELGRDLTFIKYPTKFRWDASAKRWFRRKQNIEVVGRMVYAHPASGERFYMRLLLNLVVGPQSFEDIRTVDNIIYPTYKEACFHRGLLESDKEWHIALSDASLYATASQIRDLFVTLLVFCEISNPSELWEKHWVALTDDIEYTRRKITKLPNLKLTDDDKQMLALEAINGLLKQYGKKVADYPGLPDLNISSGTKYMNELLLEEMMYDREQLKLKSGEGIQCLNYMQRIIFDRILESVHTNNGGFYFIYGPGGTGKTFLWSTIIASLRSEGKIVLPVASSGIASLLMEGGRTAHSRFKIPIDVNEFSCCDIKQNTHLAELICNTALVIWDEAPMTNRFVFEAVDRTFRDIRSKINEESRLLPFGGLTMVLGGDFRQILPVIPRKGRQEVVAASINKSKLWESCEVFTLDENMRIETNVPTVTVRGAKVQFRDWVLALGDGSEQGIALGDDLEPSWINLPEEVFVNYSGDPVQAMVNEIYAEMDQKHGDVEYLRNRAILTPLNEHVENVNINVLQRLPGEFKVYNSCDSICKGSTFSEADDVLYPPEFLNSLKFSGMPNHEIRVKIGAPIMLLRNLNAKKGLCNGTRLIITRCYPFLIEALILTGNRIGDTTYIPRINMCPADNTLPFNLKRKQFPIAVCYAMTVNKSQGQTVQNVGLYLPSPVFGHGQFYVAVSRVTSPTGLRIVVVDSVKDQTGLTKNVVYHEVFENLP